A window of Lentibacillus sp. Marseille-P4043 contains these coding sequences:
- a CDS encoding S-layer homology domain-containing protein: MSKNKIKYKKLLASTVSVAVAVGTPAIGSVSAETSSGYSDLKSGDQGFNEVKSLVEQGIIHGYEDGNFVPYADISRQHVAVMLTEALDLPIPNNISEILSIYDDVDENHMYAGQIAAVTEANIFKGNNGSFLPDEPIKRDQMATVLVQAYGLPATHTDVDFTDLNKIDNSHRENVKILAQHNITMGKQNEDGSRYYDGTDNLKRVQFAIFLDKMMEQDKTLGVITDVSDNTITIDGQKYEVSEQLTSILTNEALIDSYIQFEVSGDKLTEITYLDIRNNGTASDSLMIDGQDATINGHVIVSGDYISLENITIQEDLVLGDAEDSSFFANHITVNGHTIISSDEQKTTILSSRSIAANLSKNELEFKDAELNKVDIGLKNSNIQFTGTTNVNEMNIHSDSTVTLGLNVKLKEVFIPEGSDISEVITNFNNVKNNIGTINGKDNQGDSNTGGGTSVPPAPITPPSNNSGEITLNQLSLSDDVFLQGSDEQLVIRIQADAEDNNGNYSIELWNDGEKQETLLDDGNVDNGDDISNDGTYSASLDLSDYDTGKYNFKIVSKSNGQVKSESEEFIIYIVEPLTAEQVKEITTLSSEMSDVGNDIVANAESVDSAKEDIVKAYSENESVAEADSSESNGVWYASTNGTLGGYAVIDDAENNSSDSESTTASLSSFSTDQSSHLASASEQEYIGNNKVLMISPFADVEGDMNLPNADINSIESNLTDNGFTVKNVPGTIDELKEIPEYGVVVWNTHGTTLFGKELKGESFNNLDDIFLENAEKAVLLTSQEVSDEKNEEYQKDLKQGKIVTVNGYYAITPAFAKKYWRDMANTAFINASAYSSANDSLSKVLEKNGVKTYLGFNGSKVNTGLVSDFITELLAGSTTGQAFSQIENEDVTLSGSENLSINLSGLDNGSFETGTTAGWYGNGDVRVISKLGEENEDGVELKPTNGDYMAIVSTGLGSLDNDSDSWIERTFEIPEDANALQFDYNVVSEEPMEFIGSQFNDQFKATIETKEGEFTLANESVNESDWVQQVNVDLPGGDKTAFATDWKKVTYDVEAYQGETVTLKFHTWDEGDSIYDTAVLLDNIQFNDSTFESLEVTGDDKLYFGSNTNFLNAEFKDQYGSVLTTNNIAIEWSLAEDVEGISINAETGDITVDGEVEPGTEVTVVATSDELKAEKKLAVVEGIFAESVSAENNDISLVNVTFPEGANLSEEDLLGSEITFDASLDSSVVIEAEYKSIDGNTALYEVKGDEYLVPGFPYGLSSDTLVFSKDYTVTLEAVQEEQDDVSVLTLDNIEKGYVVVGEDLLATSLMDGSIYLAPKGEDYTTGTKVEATAGEQVQLNTNDLVSGTYEVTFESDNGDLEEHGPVYIIEPTEIIKFGTGDEVLEVDSDDYQVTAADGIKVNEVLEGLTGAETSSIIIQEFDGSAWQDLDPSSEAELVETEATPAEGNHRILVTSEEADEQVYEIIISETSEETVASTLTIGDTFNLQNGVVEII; encoded by the coding sequence TTGTCAAAAAATAAAATAAAATACAAAAAGTTATTAGCATCGACAGTGTCTGTTGCTGTTGCTGTAGGTACTCCGGCAATTGGTTCAGTTAGTGCTGAGACATCGAGTGGGTATTCTGATTTAAAATCAGGAGATCAAGGCTTTAATGAAGTAAAGTCGTTAGTCGAACAAGGAATTATTCATGGGTATGAAGATGGTAACTTTGTTCCATATGCAGACATATCCCGTCAGCATGTTGCGGTAATGTTAACGGAGGCATTAGATTTACCTATTCCGAATAATATTTCTGAAATTCTATCTATCTATGATGATGTGGATGAAAATCACATGTATGCTGGACAGATAGCTGCTGTAACAGAGGCAAATATTTTTAAGGGGAATAATGGTAGTTTCTTGCCAGATGAACCAATAAAACGAGACCAAATGGCTACTGTTTTAGTCCAAGCATATGGATTGCCAGCTACTCATACGGATGTGGATTTTACGGATTTAAACAAAATTGATAATTCTCATCGCGAGAACGTTAAAATTTTAGCACAACATAATATTACAATGGGGAAACAAAATGAGGATGGATCTCGTTACTACGATGGTACCGATAATTTAAAACGTGTCCAATTTGCTATTTTCCTAGATAAGATGATGGAACAAGATAAGACTTTAGGTGTAATTACTGATGTATCAGATAATACAATTACCATTGACGGCCAAAAATATGAGGTTTCTGAACAGTTAACGAGTATTTTAACGAATGAAGCGCTAATTGATTCATATATCCAATTTGAAGTATCAGGAGATAAGTTAACTGAAATTACATACTTAGACATTCGAAATAATGGAACAGCATCTGATTCACTAATGATTGACGGTCAGGACGCAACCATTAATGGGCATGTAATTGTATCTGGTGATTACATATCTCTAGAAAATATAACTATACAGGAAGACCTAGTATTAGGAGATGCCGAAGATAGTAGTTTCTTTGCCAATCATATAACTGTCAATGGTCATACGATTATCAGTAGTGATGAACAAAAAACAACTATCCTTAGTTCACGTTCCATTGCAGCTAATCTATCGAAAAATGAACTGGAGTTTAAAGATGCAGAATTAAATAAGGTAGACATTGGCCTTAAAAACAGCAACATACAGTTCACAGGGACCACTAACGTAAATGAAATGAATATCCATAGTGATTCAACTGTTACGCTAGGGCTTAACGTAAAATTAAAAGAGGTATTTATACCAGAAGGCTCTGATATCAGTGAAGTTATTACAAACTTCAACAACGTAAAAAATAATATCGGGACAATAAATGGTAAGGATAACCAAGGTGATTCAAATACTGGAGGCGGTACTAGTGTGCCACCTGCGCCAATTACACCGCCGAGCAATAATAGCGGAGAAATAACGTTAAATCAATTGTCTTTATCAGACGATGTGTTCCTTCAAGGAAGCGATGAGCAATTAGTAATACGAATTCAAGCAGATGCTGAAGATAACAATGGCAATTACTCCATTGAACTCTGGAATGATGGTGAAAAACAAGAAACATTGTTAGACGATGGAAATGTTGATAATGGGGACGATATTAGTAATGATGGTACGTATAGTGCTTCTTTGGATCTAAGTGACTATGATACAGGTAAATATAACTTTAAAATTGTTTCCAAAAGTAATGGGCAAGTTAAGTCTGAAAGTGAAGAATTTATCATTTACATTGTTGAGCCACTAACTGCTGAACAGGTAAAAGAAATTACAACACTTTCTAGTGAGATGTCGGATGTTGGTAATGATATAGTTGCTAATGCTGAGAGCGTGGATTCGGCAAAAGAGGATATCGTTAAGGCTTATTCAGAAAACGAAAGTGTAGCAGAAGCAGATTCATCAGAATCGAATGGTGTTTGGTATGCATCAACTAACGGAACTTTGGGTGGTTATGCAGTTATCGATGATGCGGAGAACAATAGTTCGGATTCTGAATCTACAACAGCTTCATTGTCATCCTTTTCTACGGATCAATCAAGTCATCTCGCTTCTGCATCTGAACAGGAATACATTGGGAATAATAAGGTGTTAATGATTTCCCCATTTGCAGATGTTGAAGGAGATATGAATCTGCCGAATGCAGATATAAATAGTATCGAATCAAACCTTACTGATAATGGGTTCACAGTAAAAAATGTACCAGGAACAATTGATGAATTGAAAGAAATACCAGAGTATGGAGTGGTAGTGTGGAATACGCATGGAACAACATTATTTGGTAAGGAATTAAAAGGGGAATCATTCAATAACTTAGACGATATTTTTCTTGAAAATGCGGAGAAAGCTGTATTATTAACTTCACAGGAAGTAAGTGACGAAAAAAATGAAGAATATCAAAAAGATTTAAAACAAGGCAAGATCGTGACAGTGAATGGTTATTATGCCATTACACCTGCGTTTGCTAAGAAATACTGGAGAGACATGGCAAATACAGCCTTTATTAATGCAAGTGCTTATAGTTCAGCAAATGATTCGCTATCAAAGGTTTTGGAGAAGAATGGTGTAAAAACGTATCTAGGATTTAATGGGAGTAAAGTAAATACGGGGTTAGTAAGTGACTTCATTACGGAATTATTAGCAGGTAGTACGACTGGACAGGCATTTAGTCAAATTGAAAATGAAGATGTAACGTTATCAGGTAGTGAAAATTTATCAATCAATTTAAGTGGCTTGGATAATGGTTCCTTTGAAACTGGTACAACAGCTGGTTGGTATGGAAATGGCGATGTACGAGTGATATCGAAGTTAGGGGAAGAAAATGAAGATGGAGTTGAATTAAAACCAACTAATGGAGATTACATGGCTATAGTTAGTACTGGCTTAGGTTCGCTTGATAATGATTCAGATAGTTGGATTGAACGTACATTTGAGATACCAGAAGATGCAAATGCACTTCAATTTGATTATAACGTCGTATCTGAAGAACCAATGGAGTTTATCGGTTCACAGTTTAATGATCAATTTAAGGCAACAATAGAAACAAAAGAAGGAGAATTTACGCTTGCAAACGAATCTGTTAATGAAAGTGATTGGGTTCAACAAGTGAATGTAGACCTTCCGGGTGGAGACAAAACAGCATTTGCTACCGATTGGAAAAAAGTAACGTATGATGTTGAAGCATACCAAGGGGAAACAGTAACCTTGAAATTCCATACTTGGGATGAAGGCGATAGCATTTATGATACAGCTGTTTTATTAGATAACATTCAATTTAATGACTCTACATTTGAATCGTTAGAAGTAACTGGTGACGATAAGTTGTATTTTGGGAGCAATACGAACTTCTTAAATGCTGAATTTAAGGATCAATATGGTTCGGTATTGACTACAAATAACATAGCAATTGAATGGAGTCTTGCAGAAGATGTTGAAGGAATTAGCATTAACGCTGAAACTGGAGATATAACAGTCGATGGAGAAGTAGAACCTGGAACTGAAGTAACTGTTGTGGCAACATCTGATGAGTTGAAAGCTGAGAAAAAACTTGCTGTCGTAGAGGGGATCTTTGCCGAAAGTGTCTCAGCAGAAAATAATGATATATCTTTAGTTAACGTTACCTTCCCTGAAGGTGCTAATCTATCAGAAGAGGATTTACTAGGATCTGAGATCACGTTTGATGCTTCATTAGATTCTTCAGTAGTCATAGAGGCAGAATATAAGTCTATTGACGGTAACACGGCATTGTATGAAGTAAAAGGTGATGAATATTTAGTACCTGGTTTTCCATATGGGCTTTCATCGGATACATTGGTATTCTCGAAAGATTATACGGTGACGCTTGAAGCTGTGCAAGAAGAGCAGGATGATGTATCAGTCTTGACTCTGGATAATATTGAAAAGGGTTATGTAGTTGTTGGGGAGGATTTACTTGCAACAAGCCTAATGGATGGTTCGATTTATCTTGCTCCAAAAGGGGAGGATTACACTACCGGAACAAAGGTTGAAGCAACTGCGGGAGAACAGGTTCAACTAAATACGAATGATCTAGTTTCTGGTACGTATGAGGTCACGTTTGAATCTGACAATGGTGATCTAGAAGAACACGGTCCCGTTTATATCATTGAACCTACCGAAATTATAAAATTTGGTACTGGTGATGAAGTTTTAGAGGTTGATTCAGACGATTATCAAGTAACTGCTGCAGATGGAATCAAGGTAAATGAAGTGCTAGAAGGATTAACTGGAGCAGAAACCTCTAGCATAATCATTCAAGAATTTGATGGATCTGCCTGGCAAGACTTAGATCCATCATCAGAAGCTGAATTAGTTGAAACAGAAGCGACACCTGCAGAAGGGAATCATCGAATCCTTGTAACTTCAGAAGAAGCAGATGAGCAAGTTTATGAAATTATTATTTCGGAGACTTCAGAAGAGACTGTGGCATCAACGTTAACAATAGGAGATACTTTTAATCTTCAAAATGGCGTCGTAGAAATTATATAA
- a CDS encoding DUF1413 domain-containing protein, whose translation MTIDSNTSLNELLNHAVGALKELNNDDGEFVLKDLFRGFEWNRITKGDRTKLGSMFLSYSRNENTAIIEPTEKTPQNQQKYKTRGK comes from the coding sequence GTGACAATTGATTCGAACACATCTTTAAATGAACTACTAAATCATGCCGTTGGAGCACTAAAGGAGCTTAATAATGATGATGGAGAATTCGTGTTGAAAGATCTTTTTAGGGGGTTTGAATGGAACCGGATTACAAAAGGCGATCGTACAAAGCTTGGCAGTATGTTTTTATCCTATTCAAGAAATGAAAATACGGCCATTATAGAGCCCACAGAAAAAACGCCCCAAAACCAACAAAAATATAAAACAAGGGGAAAATGA